The Triticum aestivum cultivar Chinese Spring unplaced genomic scaffold, IWGSC CS RefSeq v2.1 scaffold98769, whole genome shotgun sequence DNA window gcgcaaaggagtggaacgaagcatgaatgagcggttgtctgttcttctccatgtacatggatcagcagtagaggccaagtatataCTCCCTCTGCCCagaatataagaatgtttttgacactatgctagtgttaaaaacgttattatattatgggatggagggagtgctTGACTGAACTCCACTCTTCGTGTACAAAGAGCCATGTCGCCTTCTAgccgctgcagcatgggaggacggctggGTCGCGTGACCCTCCAGCTGGTGGATCCATGGTGGCTGACCAtcgagctcgaggcagagaagCTTAGGGTAGCCGTGGCGAGATCCATGCCAGCCAACCGGGCGAAGAGAAGGTCGTCGGGGAGGGCCACATCGGCAAGGTCCGGTCACCCAACGACCTGCAGAGCAACGGTGATCTCCACGAGCTATAGGTCGACGGCGTGCTCCATGCCCTACGATGGGGTAcggtgaccatggcggtggccacaaatcctcatgctcgcctcgatctcCATGACACACCCCGAATGCCGaaggcagcaacgacctcgacgaaattGTGGCCTCCATCCGGCAGCGGCTCGTGGGTAGGAGGGCAGGCGGCGTCGCCTCGGATGGCGGCGGGAAGCAGCGTTGCTTTTGGATAGGTGGCTTCGCGAGGACAGCCGCGGCCCGCGGGGAAGCGCCCCGATCCAACCCTGCGCGTCGACGAGCACCTCCTCAGCCGCCGCCAAGCCTATCCTTCTCCTCCCTGATTCCCCAAGATGTGCCGCCGCCCCGGTCCTGTTGTTTCCGTATATTGTGCCATTTTTCCTCGTACCTAAACTGATGCGGGCAAGCGGatggcagagttttcgtccgccctTTAAAATTGCTAAACACATTTTTAATGAGGAttattgttttctttatggttAGACCTAAATGAGTGGATTCGATCATGTGGCTCTAATTACTCCGGATTATTATGTGTACACTGAGCGGGGTGCAGTTAGAAAagaaaatgtttgcttgtttaatactcctttcgttccttgatataaggtgtatatatttttgagaaaaaatccgaaatataaggtgtattgcgtttcACCACTCGTTTAGATAgttttttttagggatttgataaCATTTCCTTATATAAGGCAAGcttctctattttctcatgtcaactaGTCAGGTATAATCTcgtccaaaacttgtgaaattttccgtCCACATATGTTTTTTAATTTTCAtgtcaaaaactatacaccctatatttagaaacagagtAGATAGATATTACCCTGAAAAAAGTAGATAGATAGCTAAATATAgatatagaaaaaagaaaaaaaagaaaagaagaaaagaagattcTGGCTCATACCAGACGCGTTGTGTCCTATGTGCCCATACCAGACGCGTTGCGTTGTAGTCTTTCTCCACCGGCAGTCTCTCAATCGTCTTGTGCTGTAATCCCACGCCACCGAACCCTAGATCCGCCGCCGCCCAACCGCAGAAAGTGAGGCCGATGCCGTGGCCCTCGGCTGCCGCCGGACACCAGGAATCGCAGCCGATGCCGTCAGATCCAGGAGAGCGCAGGGGTCTGTTCTCGTGCTTGTTCAGCGAGTGCGACGCTCCCCCCTTGGACAAATCGAATTTGGACGCCGATCTCCTGGAGCTCCTCCTCGACTTGCACGAGGAGGCTTTCGGCCGGCTGCCCGTCCATGACATGCCGGTGGAAGCCGCCGACCAGTTGGCCGTATCCATGCGCGAAGGCGGCCTCTGCCTCGGCCTCCTCGACCCCGTCACCAACATCATCCTCAACACCGTCGCCCTCCTCCCGCGCGACTTCGGGGACATGGCAAAGCCCGACAGGAGGAGGTCCAAGAGGCTGGCCGCCGGCAGGGTGCAACCCAGTGACTACAGCAGCTGGAACACCAGCTGGGTTTTGCCATCCTCCGGCAGGGTTACCTGTGGGTCGTCCACCCGCAGGGCTACATGGTACTCTATTGCTGGGGCGTCCCGCCAGGCTCTCATCAGATTCATGGTTGGCTCCTTCGGATGCCTCAGCGAAGAACAGGCCACCCGCTACCTCCACTGGGCACGCGCTGATCTCGCCCTCGCAGTCCAGCTGGTCGAGCACGATCTACACGCTGCTGCTGTTTCACCTCCCGACCCTGCCTCTGAAAGGACCCAAGCCGCCTTCAAGTACGCCGCAAGCTGTGGGCGGCGGCACCCTGCGCCTGATGACCTGGTGCGGCTCCAGGCGTCGCCCCTGCCCAAACAGTGCCTCCGCGACTCCGCCCCCTTGCTCGAGAAGGGAGGGCGCAAGCTCAGCGTCGATGATGTCATTGCCATCATGGATTTGCTGCGATACCAGGTCGGTGCCCCCTTGGATCTTCAGTTCAGCTTGCGGCCAAGCGGAAGAGAGCTACTTGTCTACTGTCGGGACCTCAAGGCCGATGAAGGGAGACTAGACATTTCCAACACCACAAGCTCCATTGGCTTCAAAATGTTCACCATCAATGTCGAGCGTCATGGAGACCACTTCGCGGCCCTGCGGTCTCCTCACGAGCACAGATCCATGATCTCATCCTGTTTGCAGAAGGTCGTGAAAACCGCCAAAGCACACTTCGGCTCTGCGGTCATGATCTGTTCTGGCGATGCCTGCGAATACACTGGGTCTCTCAGGATGAGGCTCCACGACATGATCCACGGCTTCTATCTCAAAGTCTTCGCCATGCTGCCCTCTACGTGGCTCCACCTCATCCCCCACATCCTATTCGCTGGCCACTGCTATGGCCCCATGGACcctgtctccaacatcatcatcaactccaTTTGCCACCACATACTGCGCCCGCTCCCATCGTCAGCTGACTACAAAGTAGAGGTGTATGACATCCTCGACACCCTCTCTATGCTTCGTGTGGAGGTCCGTTCCTTGGAAGGCCTCACTGCCCTCGTCCGAGCAAGCTCCGAGTCCCAATGCTCGACGCAGCGGGCGATGGAGCACCTCTCCTGCAAACGCTGTGACCTGTCCCAGGAGACGCACACCTCGCTGCAGTTTACTGACGCAGCCGCAGCCGCTCGACACCCACAACATGCTGAGCTGGGATCATTCTTCGCTTCCCTGGCGCCTGACAGGCTCATTGACCTGCGGCTCTTGCTGGCCACTAGCGCCGATGGCAGGATCTCCTTTGAGTCTCTTGGGGAAATAATATCCACTCTCAAACAAAGTGCACTGCTGTTGGTGGCTCCCGTATCTTCCAATGCGGCTGAACTGTGCAACGAGGCTAAGGAGACTCTGCTACAAAAGAGGTCATGTTATAACGAGATGAAGTTATTCATCCGCGCTGAGCTTGCGCAAGTGCTGAAGAAATATGCCTTTGAGCATCCTCTGGTACATGGCTTTGTTTGTGTCCATTGTTTCTTTCTTGGGTACATACTACATTCTTAACATATCTCTTTCAGGTGCCTCATTTGACCTTTGCTGTTTCTTGTTTTTGGAACCAAAATATGAGCCAAGTGTTATCTGTGGTTTGGTGGCGGCTCCCAGATCCCTAGACAGGCTTTCCTATCATGTTAATTTTGTGGCTGCTTCTGAATCTGATAACCAACTCTTCTTTGCCGAAATAAATGAGTCATTTCCTGACCCGCCAAAACCAAATTTCTGCTGCCCTCTACCCCTGACATCTACTGGTAAGTCCCCACTCCTTCCAGTTAGCATGAGCAGCCATGTAGGTTTGAAACATTAACGAAAGGATTTTTAATTTTATGTTTCATCGAAAAGCCTTTTGATTTCCATTAAGGCCCATTCGTCTTTTCAATCTTACGATGCTTTGTCGTTTCGTCCAATCAAAGAGAGAAACATTAAAATATTCTACTATAGCTTCCATACAGAAGACCTTATATAGGGCACTGCATGCACCGGATTTTCTCTTTTCAGCAGCCTGTTCCTCGCATTTTAATTCTACGCCATTTTTCATATATGAGATTGAGATGATACAACAACTTAACGGCTATGTATACACCCATTTTCGACATGCTTGTGAATCGGCCATGAGAGACCAGTGTTTGTTTGGAATAACTAGTTTATGGTCCAAGGTTTTTGAGTCGCCAAGTCAAGCCAAGGCTCCGAGGCTGCGGCTAGTGGCTTGCTGGCTTGAGTCAGCGACTTGGCTTGATTAGTCACCCCAAGTCGCCATGGCACAACAGTACATAGAGCAGCAGAGAACATAGATATACAGCAGCAGCAGAGCACATATACAGCAGAGAAAATATACTACATCTAAGCAGAGCACATATAGAGCCCACCCTGCGCTCTCTTTCATATACTACATCTAAGCAGGGCACATATAGAGCCCACCCTGCGCTCTCTTTCCTTCAGTCCTCCTCCTTCCCCAGTCCCCACATATACATCAGCAGCAAGCCACTCAAGCCAGCAAGCGAGCGAGTCGCGCGACTGATCGCACCAAGTCGCCGGCGAGCCACGCGAGTCGCGCGACTCGCTCCCTGAGTCAAGTCGCCTGCGCGAGCCAGCCACGCGGCGACGACTCGGCGATTAGTCGGCGATTAGTCGGCGACTCAAAAACAGAGTTATGGTCATTCAGATTTTCAGTCAAAAAACTGAGTTTTCCAAGCATGGTATGCATTGTCCTGTGAATATACCTCAAGAAGGCAACCACGGCACTTGATTTGATTAAATTGTAGAGTCCATTgagtgttttatttatttattttggcaaACACAGTCTGAATGAGAAATCATTAATCATGGGGCCGACTGGAACGAATCATGATGTATCAATTATATGAACTGGTATAGACAAACATATGGGCAAAACATCCACTTCAAACATTAGAAACTCTTGCCTGAAAGTATAGTTTCTTTGAATTAGTGAAAGCGTAGTAGATCTTCAGTATGCCCTTCTGCAATGCCACCAACAGGCCATCCATCAGTGCAAGTGCTCAGGCACCAGCAGGGCATTCATCAGTGTCAGGTGCTCAGCCACCAGCTCATTCACAAAGAAATCCAGCTTCTTATTTACCCTATGAACATGCCTCTCTATCACCACCTTCCACTCAACCTTCTCTGGTCACTTTGGTTGTCATATTTTGCATAAACCCTGGGTTGTGTCACATTTCACTTCACACCATCGTCTAGATTGTGCACTATGATCAGGTTCTGGTATTTTACCTACTTGAATCATTGACCCTAGAGTATGTCTGTCTACCTATGCAGCACTTATCACTCAGGATGCAATTGGACACGCCTGCGGCCTGTCCACAATGTTCGGCATTAGCTAATCGCAGGATTAGTATCAGCCGCGTCTGCCTGCTATTGTCCAGCAGACAGATGCAGCTGCTGCTTTCCGTACCACTGATTGTTGTACATGCACTCAGGCTGGTTCACGCCAGCTTTTCATACTGGCTGCTGGTGCTATGCGGACACTGCTGTTGGACGCCCAGACTTAGAAATATGTTGCTAGCTCATGTAAACATGCTGGCTCTTGTACTGAACTAGGGCTTTCAGATAATGTAAACATGCATAGCTTGTACAGGTTAATAGCCAAAGACCAAAGTACATTTTAGCATAATAAGCACATGACACGAGCCTTGTCTTCCTTTTaaaaagaatatttttggaattagaTTGATGCATACACTTGTCAACTTCTTCAGACTGTACTTCACACTTGTTTGCATATATTTTGCTAATCATGTTCATCACACATCTGACAACTAAATAGTACTACTACTCCTGTCTGAATTCCTTGCCTATTAGCTGCAAAAATAAAAGGGAATTTCTTGCCAACTAAGGTTCAGGTTCCTTCCAACAATTCAGAGTAATGGTAATACAAAAGAGTCTCATGCCCCTTCAGGAGTTCTGATTAGCTAAAGTATAGTACCAACTTCAATATTTCAGCATAATAAGCATACATCATAATTCTGATTAGCTAAAGTACAGTACCAACTTCATTGTGGCATCCTCTTTTCTTGACAGATCTTCCTCTCTGCTTCTTGATTCTGCACACAGCAGATCATGTGAAAGTTTTAATCTAAAGTTGTTGTATAAACCATTCCGGTAAAAAGGAAACCATGTATCATGTAAAGTACATAAACTACAGTATATACAAACAACTCCTTGCAGTATATAAAACTATCAAGTACACATACGTCTATGTGCATAGTAGTAGGTCTCTTCAGAATTTAGAATGTGACAAGAATAAACACGTACTGTCTCAGGTAGTGTTACTTGTTACAGCCGCAAGAATGCTTCTTTAGTATGAAAATCAGCTTACCCATACCGAGTTTAATATTAGCAGTGCATCGTCGTCATCTTCTGCCCCTGCCGCGTCTGTATTCACATCTGAGAATGTTTGCTACAGAGGCAGTTGTGTAGGAAAAACGTACCGCAGGCAGTTGTGTAATGATGCCCTAACGACCATGCACTCCCCTTCGACTGTGACAAAGAAGAGATGGTGTTTCCTTCGTTGCATTTGCTTGCTTGGTAGAACAGCTGCTAGGTTGTTTGTAGGCATGTGGGACAAAAAGCATTCCTTAAGAAAGTAAATGTCACAATGTGCAGGAATGGAGACTTGCTTATTGTCAACTTATCAAGCAATCTCCGTCGTCAATTTTAGTGGTAGGTATAGGTCTGAAGGATTCAATCAGCAGATTTTAACCAATCCTGGAGGCAACTCAACGCCTCCAAATTGTCGCTCTTCAGCCTGGTTCTATGGTCGCTAATGACCATTCCACCTGAATGCCAACTCAGACGCCACTGTTTATGCGGAAATCTCACAATTTTTGTTGTTGGCAAGCTCATGACTCCACTGTTTCTTTTTTTATGTCCTttatcattttccattttttgccCTCATTTTTTCTTTCCTCTCCCATTTATCTTCTATTTTCTTCTGTTCTAGATCTGTGTTGATCCTGTTTGCCCTTTCTTCTTGTAGCTGAATCTCCCGCCTCTTCCTTTTCTTTTCATTCTTCCtctttttcttggtcttgcagtcCTCGCCTTCCGGCTCTGCATCAACCCCAGCTTGGTCTTTTCAGCAGCGCCATCCAGCTGATGTTGCGGCTCTtccctcttctttttctttccaTTATTCTTCTCTTCTGGCTCAGCATGAAGCCATCAATCCCCAGGTGGGTCTTCTCAGTGACTGTGTCCAGCTGCTGCTGCAGTTCTTCCCTCTTTTTCTTTCCATTCTTCCTGTCTTCCTTGGTCTTGAGAGTATCCTGAGAAGAAATCTAAAGCAGAATAACATTGGTTTAGTTTGACTTAGAGCAGAAAAAGAAACATTCATAACTAGGAGAGAACAAATACTAAGATGCAAAATCATGAGACAAGCAGACCTGGCCCTTCTTTATGTGATTGCCACAGTCCTTACCTTCCGCCATACAGCTGCTGCAGCTGCAGCTCTCCCGTATCACTCTGAGCGAATATGAAACATGGTATATACTCAAAAAATAAAGGACGAATTTTAGAGGGGCTGTAGCTGTACTATATGTTCAACTTGACAGTAATGAGACATCAATCTGAGTGTTTTGCGGCATATTAACGTAAGAAACCACATGTACAGTCAGTCTATTAAAGTGTGCTGCAGCTTAATACTAATAAGAGAGTGCTCAATATGCAGTCAGTTTATTGAAGTGCGCTGCAGTTTATTAATATGAGCTAAGGGTGAAACCGTTTGGATTTGGACAGATAATGCCCATACCGTATCCTATTCCACATTTTTCTTTGGATTCAAAAGTGATGCAGTTACGGAAACGAATATGGAATACGCCGGATAATAGCGGAAACAGACACGGTATGGTTATGGAGCGGCGGCGGACTGGAAGCGGAAAAAAATAATCGGACAAAAACAGCAACAAATGATACATCAAAGCATTAATACAGCTAACAGTTCCATCTAGCCATTCCAAAACAAAACATAAATTTAGTCCTGGTCCTCCGCCGGCCATATATAGCCAATGGCCTACACTTGCTGAATTATCGTTGCACTTGAAGATGATGCCTCACACGCAAGTGATTCCAAAACAAATGGGTTCCATACTTCCATTACAGGCTTAGACTCGAGCTGTATAGTGACATGTGTTGATCGTGTGTAATTGTGTAGCATATCCTATTCCGAATTCGGTTTTGGTATCCGATATCCGGTTCCGTATCCGACCGGATAGGTAAATCCTTGTCCCATATCCTGTAAATCTGGATTCGAAACCGGATTCAGACGGAAATTATCCGATCTTTTTCACCCTTATTCCGTGCCAACAATCTGCAGTTTATTTCCATTCTCAGGTTCTTGGTTGCTAGCTGCAACTGAAGTGCATTAATAAGTTCCAGTCTTCTAAGTAAACTGACAGTAGGAATGGTGGATGTTCTAAGGCCGCAATTACTGACAGTAGGAATTGACAGCCTTCTAAGTTCCAGCCTTCTATTAGGGATTTTATCCTATTTTTTCTAAGAGAGAGGCTATTTCTTATTTATGTTATCAAAGTACTCTAGTGGCTTCATTGAAGAATCAACACTATTTGGAAAGAACTGAGCACATCACATTGAATCAGAGCATACTGATAGTAAATCACACTAAGCATAGGTGGGAGAGAGGATCAGAGCTGTACCTTCTCATCATCTCTCGTCGGATTCTTGTCCTCCTCCGCCGACTTCTTGTGCTCGTCCACCGCAGCACCGGACATCTTGCTCAACGGGCGGGGACGAGCAGGGAGCAGGGTTGGCGCCGGCGGAGAGCGCATGCGGAGACGAGCGGGACGCCGGCCTGGCTGTGGCGAACGGCGGTGTGCCCTATCGGCTGGCTTGCATTGTTGCTTCGTTGGGATTTCCTCCCGTTAGCAGGCTATGCAGGCCAAGCAGGCTAGGCAGGACAAGTCCGCTTCATTTTTGCGGCTCATTCGCAAGGCTGTTTGGGTGTTTTTTGCGGCGCGGGCGACGTGGGCTCGTGGATGTCTGCGTCCGCCTTCATCCTGACTAATCACTGATGTCCACTTCATGTCTGAATGAGCTCCATCCACCTTTCTTTTATGGTCACTTCAGTTATGTTTTGCATGCACATTCACTGCCTTTTCACTTTTCAGCATTCTGTTCCTTGCATTTTAATGGGTACGCCATTTTCTATATATAAGATGATACATCAACCTAACATAACGGCTATGCATACACCCATTTTCGACATACTTGTGGACCAGCCATCAGGGTAATAGGTTAAGATCAGCGTTCATTTGGAATAATTAGTTTATGGTCATTCAGATACATCAAGAAGGCAACCGTGATACTTAATTTGATTAAACTGAGGATTCCATTGGGtggtcttttattttggcaaaCACGATGGCCCTGCAATTGTTTGATTCAGGTTCTTCTCCCCATTCTGGCCCCTTGTCCACCAGCAAGCATCGCCTCCTCTCCCATGTCCGCTCCAGGCATCTCCTCCTCTTGATGTCTTCTGCAGCAGGCTTCTCCTAGCCCACCACATTGGCTCCAGCACACCTCTAGCTGCCCTGTTTGAAATAGAGTAAAAGGCATCATAAGTCTTGAAACTATTGGTGAtgtgtcagtttagtcctataactttgaTACTGCAGCTTTGGGTCCTAAAACTATTGGAGGCgtgtcagtttagtcctataacttcAAAACATCTGTTTTTGGTCCCAAACTGTTGGAGGATGTGTCAATTTAGTCCTATAACTTTGAAACTGCAGTTTTGGGTCCCAAAACTATGCAAGTTTGTTCATCCCAGGTCCTGAGCTTGCATGGCCAACGTCCATGGTGCATTTTTTTTAAAAGAGCAGTTTATACGTGTTTACTTCCCCAAGTGTAGTTCATATGCTTCAACGTCGCAGTGTGCACGCCCTCCACTCGCGTGCCCATGAGCTACTAGGCAACCTTGCTAAGAGGTTTTGGCACGGCTGCTTGGGAGATCCCGAGCCAGTCGGCATGGAGGACGACATCCATCTCCATGGGCGCGGCCGCCGGAGAGACACCGAGCCAATCGGGATGGAGGACGAcatcccaccctctctctctctctctctctctctcatgacatTATCCTTGCCCTGATACCCTTGCCATAGAGCTGGTTGTGCATGTTGTCGTTTGGGCACGAGCATGGCCATAGATGGGAAATAGTCACTGCCGCGGGACAGCGCGGAAGTTAACCTGGTGGGTCCATggggtcaacgtggcaacaatTCACGCATCTCCAAGCGACACGGCGGTGGGTCAATGCTGACATGCAAGCTTAGGACCTGAGATGAACAAACTTACATAGTTTTGGGACCAAAAACTACAGTTtcaaagttataggactaaactggCACACCTCCAATAGTTTTAGGACCTAAAACTGCAGTTTCGGAGTTATAGGACTAAATTGACACTCCCCCAATAGTTTTAGGACTTGTGATGCATTTTACTCTTTGAAATATCAGTATCTTTCTCCAGATCGACGAGTGCATATTCTTTCGGATTTGCAACCCAGTTTACAGTCCTGCCCTGATTGCACACCTGTTTATCATATGGAATGGTGATGTACAAGTTGACAGTAATCTCCAATCTCCAGTCTTTCCTACAATAGAAGCCATAGACACATTGAATAGAAAACAAACACAAGGACCTATCCGCATCGATGTCAGGTCCCATTTATTCCTTTTAAAAGGCCATGTGCTCATACTTATATACACAAGTGCCAGCGAAATTTCTGTGCACACCTCTGAATCCTGATACATatcatgtgcatatgacatgctaCCGATTGGTGCGGCTTGAATGTAGCAATTCTGACCGAACTCAAGACATTTCTGTGCTTGTGCTGCTGAACGTGTGTAAAATATTTTAACATCTGAAGATGTTCTGGGGATACACTTCTACCAACCTTTCTTTTCGTGTCAAGAACGGTTGTTAAACAGTCATTGTTTTATTGTCTGCTTAGTGAAACCAATGCAAATAGACAGGGTTTGCCAAACATTTCACCTTGAAGAATAGCTGTTATGTTGTGATTGATACATAATGATCAGTTTTGATTTTGGTGATAGGTCGTTGCTACTATGGAGAGGGGTCTGCGAGGAAGATTGTGTATCCAGATTCATCAGAACTTCTTGAGTGTAATATTGATATTACAGACTATGGAACGGTGCACGCGGATGGATTGTTGGACCCAGATTTCATCTTGGATTTTAGGAGAGACGTGCAGTTTGCAGAGGATCTGAGGAAGTACTGTGAAGAACAAAAGGCTGATGAGTATGAATTAATATGAATTCCAACAGCTGGAGAAGGGAACGAGTATGAATTAGGTCTTGAGCCTTATTAAGCCTGATGTAGAAATACTCCATATATTATGTAGTAGTATGTGCTATACTCATTTATTTATCGGAGCCGCTAGGGATCAAACTACAATTAGACCAGTGAATGGTGGTACAATCCACATGCATGGTGTGTTTGATTGCTTCATTAAAGGGTGCCCCACATTTGTTACGGGATTTTCCCACTAATTACGTCTAATCAGTTTCctagtaactactccctccgtccggaaatactt harbors:
- the LOC123173020 gene encoding uncharacterized protein — its product is MPWPSAAAGHQESQPMPSDPGERRGLFSCLFSECDAPPLDKSNLDADLLELLLDLHEEAFGRLPVHDMPVEAADQLAVSMREGGLCLGLLDPVTNIILNTVALLPRDFGDMAKPDRRRSKRLAAGRVQPSDYSSWNTSWVLPSSGRVTCGSSTRRATWYSIAGASRQALIRFMVGSFGCLSEEQATRYLHWARADLALAVQLVEHDLHAAAVSPPDPASERTQAAFKYAASCGRRHPAPDDLVRLQASPLPKQCLRDSAPLLEKGGRKLSVDDVIAIMDLLRYQVGAPLDLQFSLRPSGRELLVYCRDLKADEGRLDISNTTSSIGFKMFTINVERHGDHFAALRSPHEHRSMISSCLQKVVKTAKAHFGSAVMICSGDACEYTGSLRMRLHDMIHGFYLKVFAMLPSTWLHLIPHILFAGHCYGPMDPVSNIIINSICHHILRPLPSSADYKVEVYDILDTLSMLRVEVRSLEGLTALVRASSESQCSTQRAMEHLSCKRCDLSQETHTSLQFTDAAAAARHPQHAELGSFFASLAPDRLIDLRLLLATSADGRISFESLGEIISTLKQSALLLVAPVSSNAAELCNEAKETLLQKRSCYNEMKLFIRAELAQVLKKYAFEHPLVPKYEPSVICGLVAAPRSLDRLSYHVNFVAASESDNQLFFAEINESFPDPPKPNFCCPLPLTSTGRCYYGEGSARKIVYPDSSELLECNIDITDYGTVHADGLLDPDFILDFRRDVQFAEDLRKYCEEQKADEYELI